Proteins encoded within one genomic window of Amorphoplanes friuliensis DSM 7358:
- a CDS encoding chemotaxis protein CheW, with the protein MVQPGQMAPPVGAPTGDSSLVFRAGTLLCALRLGEVVETMRPLVTHPLAGTPAFVTGICIMRGIPTLVIDVARLLGGAGADVERFIAVRTEHGPVAFATGAIHGVRPVSADSAHRHEALLGDAPARLVAAVGTIDAEPVLLLQSMRLVPDEVWAAAAALTVPS; encoded by the coding sequence ATGGTGCAGCCCGGACAAATGGCGCCACCGGTGGGAGCACCCACCGGTGACAGCTCGCTGGTTTTCCGGGCCGGCACCCTGCTCTGCGCACTGCGCCTCGGTGAGGTGGTCGAGACCATGCGGCCGCTGGTTACCCATCCCCTGGCCGGTACGCCCGCGTTCGTCACCGGTATCTGCATCATGCGGGGCATCCCGACCCTGGTGATCGACGTGGCCCGGCTCCTCGGCGGCGCCGGGGCCGACGTCGAGCGGTTCATCGCGGTACGGACCGAACACGGTCCGGTGGCCTTCGCGACCGGGGCGATCCACGGGGTCCGGCCGGTCAGCGCCGACTCCGCGCACCGGCACGAGGCCCTCCTGGGTGATGCCCCGGCCCGTCTGGTCGCCGCCGTCGGCACGATCGACGCCGAGCCGGTCCTGCTGCTGCAGAGCATGCGGCTCGTACCGGACGAGGTGTGGGCCGCCGCCGCCGCTCTGACGGTGCCGTCATGA
- a CDS encoding CheR family methyltransferase has translation MTATPEVTRFRTLLAAKLGWTFDDNDVSQLDDVLAKRSGSHRLSRTAYLSRLGAPGWDAELTKLAEDLTINETYFYRHGEQFRALADVALPERLQARSAQRVLRMLSVGCSSGEEAYTLAIVARESQPDRDWIVSVLGLDASPAVLRRATAARYSSWSLRETPDDVRQRWFHPHDGYYELDAAIRATVQFRQYNVATPDDNLWRPDQYDVVFCRNLLMYLTQPVRDQLIERMTRSLSPGGYLFLGHTDSLGSRPEGLEPQHTHQTFYYRRRTVPDALRFEEPLVVTPTRTRPAPQEPIESDAYERALRLLHDERFGEALKLIEASPQDRPAPRDLLLHSVLLAHTGRIDEGERLCRRLLDLDGLYADAHHQLAVCLEDGAGTDAAIAQYRLAAHLDPEFAMPRMRLGLLARRRGENRTAATELDRALTLLRQERDDRIALFGGGFGRIALTTLCRTELDACGARR, from the coding sequence ATGACGGCCACCCCCGAGGTGACGAGGTTCCGGACGTTGCTCGCCGCGAAGCTCGGCTGGACCTTCGACGACAACGACGTCTCGCAGCTCGACGACGTCCTGGCCAAGCGCTCCGGATCGCACCGGCTGAGCCGGACGGCGTACCTGAGCAGGTTGGGCGCCCCGGGCTGGGACGCCGAGCTGACCAAGCTCGCCGAGGACCTGACCATCAACGAGACGTACTTCTACCGGCACGGGGAGCAGTTCCGCGCGCTGGCCGACGTCGCCCTGCCCGAACGCCTCCAGGCGCGGTCGGCCCAGCGGGTCCTGCGGATGCTCTCGGTCGGGTGTTCCTCCGGCGAGGAGGCCTACACCCTGGCCATCGTCGCGCGGGAGTCACAGCCCGATCGCGACTGGATCGTCTCCGTGCTGGGTCTCGACGCCAGCCCGGCGGTGCTGCGCCGCGCGACGGCCGCCCGCTATTCGTCCTGGTCGCTGCGGGAGACCCCGGACGACGTACGCCAGCGCTGGTTCCACCCGCACGACGGCTACTACGAGCTGGACGCCGCGATCCGGGCGACGGTGCAGTTCCGGCAGTACAACGTGGCGACACCGGACGACAACCTCTGGCGGCCGGACCAGTACGACGTCGTGTTCTGCCGCAACCTGCTGATGTATCTGACGCAGCCGGTCCGGGACCAGCTCATCGAGCGGATGACCAGATCGCTGTCGCCGGGTGGCTACCTGTTCCTCGGGCACACCGACTCACTCGGCAGCCGGCCCGAGGGGCTCGAGCCGCAGCACACCCATCAGACGTTCTACTACCGCCGGCGGACCGTTCCGGACGCTCTGCGTTTCGAGGAGCCGCTGGTCGTGACGCCCACCAGGACGAGGCCGGCGCCGCAGGAACCGATCGAGTCGGACGCCTACGAGCGGGCGCTGCGGCTGCTGCACGACGAGCGGTTCGGTGAGGCGCTGAAGCTGATCGAGGCCTCACCGCAGGACCGTCCCGCACCCCGCGATCTGCTGCTGCACAGCGTTCTGCTGGCGCACACCGGGCGCATCGACGAGGGCGAGAGGCTCTGCCGCCGGCTCCTCGACCTCGACGGCCTGTACGCGGACGCCCACCACCAGCTCGCCGTCTGCCTCGAGGACGGCGCCGGCACCGACGCGGCGATCGCGCAGTACCGTCTGGCCGCTCACCTGGACCCGGAGTTCGCGATGCCCCGCATGCGGCTCGGGCTGCTCGCCCGCCGCCGCGGTGAGAACCGCACCGCCGCCACCGAGCTGGACCGCGCGCTGACTCTGCTCAGGCAGGAACGCGACGACCGGATCGCCCTGTTCGGCGGTGGCTTCGGCCGGATCGCCCTGACCACGCTCTGCCGTACGGAGCTCGACGCCTGCGGGGCCCGCCGATGA
- a CDS encoding chemotaxis protein CheW: protein MSPNDVTDRLRELRGDFDRSFTEPARQHDVEYAELLAILAGGRAYALRLSQASGVHSDRPVTPLPGPQPALLGVAGFSGAIVPVYDLAALLGHPVPERPRWLVLAAGTPPLALAFHDLDGHVRVPTSTIVGETDGHSGRDVLRGMVPLPGGTRPIVDLPSARAVVHQLTGHTTHNTEER from the coding sequence ATGAGCCCGAACGACGTGACCGACCGCCTGCGGGAGCTGCGCGGCGACTTCGACCGCTCGTTCACCGAGCCGGCGCGCCAGCACGACGTCGAGTACGCCGAGCTGCTCGCCATCCTCGCCGGTGGCCGCGCCTACGCCCTGCGGCTCTCGCAGGCCTCGGGTGTGCACTCGGACCGGCCCGTAACACCGTTGCCAGGACCTCAGCCGGCGCTGCTCGGAGTCGCGGGATTCAGCGGCGCCATCGTGCCGGTCTACGACCTCGCGGCTCTGCTGGGACATCCCGTACCGGAGCGGCCGCGCTGGCTCGTGCTGGCAGCCGGCACCCCGCCCCTGGCCCTCGCCTTTCACGACCTCGACGGTCACGTCCGGGTGCCGACCTCGACGATCGTCGGCGAGACCGACGGGCACAGCGGCCGCGACGTGCTGCGCGGCATGGTTCCCCTGCCGGGCGGCACCCGCCCGATCGTGGACCTGCCTTCGGCCCGCGCGGTCGTGCACCAGCTGACCGGACACACCACGCACAACACCGAGGAGCGGTGA
- a CDS encoding HAMP domain-containing methyl-accepting chemotaxis protein translates to MAKRTFGNKLAFGFGLTVALTLIMGASSVAALSIVVDAKDDAIKVAVDDLVSAEHLTTKAESRISDYRGYLLNGNQEYLDLTNADREEFLDLVGQLRGTLTDPTALALLSAVSEAEAKHAAVLQPVIERRKTIDNLTNISQLNATEVAPARKALQDSIAALTNRVRTDVETARKDSSARATQAIVLIVGLGLLAMACGGVIAWRLNRDLRREVGAAVGHIQSSSAELEAAAAQQASGGRDQASAMSEITTTISELLITSRQIAENAQRVSKIAEDTADAALSGDSTIDQTRTSIAAIRNQVDQIVQHMLALGEKSQQIGGVVDLVSELAEQTNILAINATIEASGAGEWGRRFAVVAEEIRKLADRTAGSAKEIRTLIDDVRGAVNTTVMATEIGAKSVDAGSRQFDDATSSFRRIAQLVATTNDATREIELSTKQQTTAVEQVNVAASDTARVTRETEASAVQTKQTAAHLSSLSGDLLELVGTGRR, encoded by the coding sequence ATGGCCAAACGCACGTTCGGCAACAAGCTCGCGTTCGGTTTCGGGCTCACGGTGGCCCTGACCCTGATCATGGGCGCGTCCTCGGTGGCTGCGCTGTCGATCGTCGTCGACGCGAAGGACGACGCGATCAAGGTCGCGGTGGACGACCTGGTCAGCGCCGAGCACCTGACCACCAAGGCGGAGAGCCGGATCAGTGACTACCGCGGTTACCTGCTCAACGGCAACCAGGAGTACCTGGACCTGACGAACGCCGACCGTGAGGAATTCCTCGACCTGGTCGGCCAGCTGCGCGGCACGCTCACCGATCCGACGGCCCTGGCCCTGCTCAGTGCCGTGTCCGAGGCGGAGGCGAAGCACGCCGCCGTGCTCCAGCCGGTGATCGAGCGCCGCAAGACGATCGACAACCTCACGAACATCAGTCAGCTCAACGCGACCGAGGTCGCGCCGGCCCGCAAGGCCCTGCAGGACTCGATCGCCGCCCTGACCAATCGGGTACGCACCGACGTCGAGACGGCGCGGAAGGACTCGTCGGCCCGGGCGACCCAGGCCATCGTGCTCATCGTCGGACTCGGTCTGTTGGCCATGGCCTGCGGTGGTGTCATCGCCTGGCGGCTCAACCGGGATCTGCGCCGTGAGGTCGGTGCCGCCGTCGGGCACATCCAGAGCTCCTCGGCCGAGCTCGAGGCCGCGGCCGCGCAGCAGGCCTCCGGCGGCCGTGACCAGGCCAGCGCCATGAGCGAGATCACCACGACGATCAGCGAACTGCTGATCACCTCCCGCCAGATCGCCGAGAACGCCCAGCGGGTCTCGAAGATCGCCGAGGACACGGCGGACGCGGCCCTGAGCGGCGACTCCACGATCGACCAGACGCGTACGTCGATCGCGGCCATCCGCAACCAGGTGGACCAGATCGTGCAGCACATGCTGGCCCTGGGCGAGAAGTCCCAGCAGATCGGCGGTGTCGTCGATCTGGTGTCGGAGCTGGCCGAGCAGACCAACATCCTCGCGATCAACGCGACGATCGAGGCCAGCGGCGCCGGCGAGTGGGGGCGGCGGTTCGCGGTCGTCGCCGAGGAGATCCGCAAGCTGGCGGACCGGACGGCGGGCTCCGCCAAGGAGATCCGCACGCTGATCGACGACGTCCGGGGCGCCGTCAACACGACCGTCATGGCCACGGAAATCGGAGCGAAGTCCGTCGATGCGGGCTCGCGGCAGTTCGACGACGCCACCAGTTCGTTCCGGCGCATCGCTCAGCTGGTCGCGACCACGAACGACGCGACGCGCGAGATCGAACTGTCCACGAAGCAGCAGACCACCGCGGTCGAACAGGTCAACGTGGCGGCCTCCGACACGGCCCGGGTCACCCGGGAGACCGAGGCCAGCGCCGTGCAGACCAAACAGACCGCCGCGCACCTGTCCAGCCTCTCCGGGGACCTGCTCGAACTGGTCGGCACCGGGCGGCGCTGA
- a CDS encoding hybrid sensor histidine kinase/response regulator: MSPDPLRYFRIEARELVDQISAGVLDLDQQPGPELVARLLRFAHTLKGAARVVRQKEIADRAHAFEEVLVPHRQGAEALPADEMRELLRLNDEIEAKVTALESPERTSEGDGPETVGTGAKAPQAAAPEEQKAVGQAGTTGPEPGTVEAAHAAAEQARTAPASHNEPTPAARAATADVDELLDAVGEAHARFAPLRTSGHALDRLIRSAESLADQLRVGRTTGQTEGARVAAARLASDLGALGRRVTDTVEQVERELDEVRGRAERLRLVSASSIFTSLHRAVRDAADAQGKRVRFEGRGGELRMDPQVLTLASSALLHVVRNAVAHGIESAGERAAAGKPAEGKVLVEVERRGRYVGFRCTDDGRGFDLAAVRRTAEARGLLMAGGTPPDEQTLVELVLRGGISTSPTVTEVAGRGIGLDVARDVADQLGGDVSVRTEAGRGAVIELVLPLALLSLHGLIVEAADTVATVPLDAVRTCVRLLPEQATAAAVTGKMAHDGEAVPFLPLARALYAGTTVPEGGGPTVAVIVGLDGEQVAVGVDRLAGTSTLVVRPLPDLAPAAPVIGGVSMDLDGNPRLVLDAQGLVAETLRLGGGGAPPAAAAPRLPILVVDDSLTTRMLERSILESAGYEVDLAASGEEGLEKARSRRYGLYLTDIDMPGIDGFTFVSETRADPELATVPAILVSSRASAEDRQRGVAAGASAYVVKGEFNQEELLAHIRRLVPA, encoded by the coding sequence ATGAGCCCGGATCCCCTGCGCTACTTCCGGATCGAGGCGCGCGAGCTGGTCGACCAGATCAGCGCGGGCGTCCTCGACCTGGACCAGCAACCCGGGCCGGAGCTGGTCGCCCGCCTGCTGCGGTTCGCGCACACCCTGAAGGGCGCCGCGCGGGTCGTACGCCAGAAGGAGATCGCCGACCGGGCGCACGCGTTCGAGGAAGTGCTGGTCCCCCACCGTCAGGGCGCCGAGGCGCTCCCGGCGGACGAGATGCGGGAGCTGCTCCGCCTCAACGACGAGATCGAAGCAAAGGTCACCGCGCTCGAGTCCCCCGAGAGAACCAGCGAAGGCGACGGACCGGAGACCGTAGGCACGGGTGCGAAGGCCCCACAGGCAGCTGCGCCGGAAGAGCAGAAGGCGGTCGGACAGGCCGGCACCACGGGTCCTGAGCCGGGAACCGTGGAAGCCGCCCACGCAGCCGCCGAGCAGGCGCGGACCGCCCCGGCCTCGCACAACGAGCCGACACCGGCGGCCCGCGCAGCAACCGCCGACGTGGACGAGTTGCTCGATGCCGTCGGGGAGGCGCACGCGCGGTTCGCGCCGTTACGGACGAGCGGGCACGCCCTCGATCGGCTGATCCGGTCGGCGGAGTCGCTCGCCGATCAGCTGCGGGTGGGCCGGACGACCGGGCAGACCGAGGGGGCGCGGGTCGCCGCCGCACGGCTGGCGTCCGATCTCGGTGCTCTGGGGCGGCGGGTCACCGACACCGTCGAGCAGGTCGAGCGGGAGCTGGACGAGGTCCGGGGGCGCGCCGAACGACTGCGGCTGGTCTCCGCGTCGAGCATCTTCACCTCGTTGCACCGCGCGGTGCGGGACGCCGCGGACGCGCAGGGCAAGCGGGTGCGGTTCGAGGGCCGGGGCGGTGAACTGCGCATGGATCCGCAGGTGCTGACCCTGGCCAGCAGCGCGCTGCTGCACGTCGTCCGCAACGCCGTCGCGCACGGGATCGAGTCCGCCGGGGAGCGGGCCGCCGCGGGGAAACCCGCCGAGGGCAAGGTGCTGGTCGAGGTCGAGCGGCGCGGCCGGTACGTGGGATTCCGCTGCACCGACGACGGCCGCGGGTTCGACCTGGCGGCGGTACGGCGTACCGCCGAGGCCCGAGGTCTGCTGATGGCGGGCGGCACCCCACCGGACGAGCAGACGCTGGTGGAGCTGGTGCTCCGCGGCGGCATCAGCACCTCCCCGACGGTGACCGAGGTGGCCGGGCGCGGCATCGGGCTCGACGTGGCCCGGGATGTCGCCGATCAGCTCGGCGGGGACGTGTCGGTGCGTACCGAGGCCGGCCGTGGTGCCGTCATCGAGCTGGTGCTGCCGCTCGCACTGCTATCGCTGCACGGCCTGATCGTCGAGGCCGCCGACACCGTGGCGACGGTACCGCTCGATGCCGTACGCACCTGCGTACGGTTGCTGCCGGAGCAGGCGACCGCCGCGGCCGTCACGGGGAAGATGGCGCACGACGGCGAGGCCGTTCCGTTCCTGCCCCTGGCCCGGGCGCTGTACGCGGGCACGACCGTGCCGGAAGGCGGCGGCCCGACCGTGGCGGTGATCGTCGGACTCGACGGTGAACAGGTGGCGGTCGGCGTCGACCGGCTCGCCGGGACGTCCACGCTGGTGGTGCGTCCGCTGCCCGATCTCGCGCCGGCAGCGCCGGTGATCGGTGGTGTGTCGATGGATCTCGACGGCAATCCCCGGCTCGTCCTCGACGCGCAGGGACTGGTGGCGGAGACGTTGCGCCTGGGCGGAGGTGGTGCGCCGCCGGCCGCGGCCGCGCCACGGCTTCCCATCCTGGTGGTCGACGACTCGCTCACCACACGCATGCTGGAGCGCAGCATCCTGGAGTCCGCCGGGTACGAAGTGGACCTGGCCGCCTCCGGTGAGGAAGGGCTCGAGAAGGCCCGGTCCCGCCGGTACGGGCTTTATCTCACGGACATCGACATGCCGGGCATCGACGGGTTCACCTTCGTCTCCGAGACCCGCGCGGACCCGGAACTGGCCACGGTGCCCGCGATCCTGGTCAGCTCGCGGGCCAGCGCGGAGGACCGGCAGCGGGGTGTGGCGGCGGGGGCGAGCGCGTACGTGGTGAAGGGTGAGTTCAACCAGGAGGAGCTGCTCGCCCACATCCGACGGCTGGTGCCGGCATGA
- the cheB gene encoding chemotaxis-specific protein-glutamate methyltransferase CheB translates to MIRVLVVEDSATMRHALREALATDPELQVVGEAVDGAQAVELVGRLRPDVVTMDMMLPTMSGLVATEHIMAEFPTPILVVSSADRQELFSTYNALAAGAVDVLEKPRGDDSDAGWGRRLCSCVRLVSRIRVITHPRARLDGRSRSGAEPIVPQAPPRAVPIPADEPTVQVVALGASTGGPGALTDLLRALPVAFTTPVLCVQHIAASEPFAVAFSDWLAGQTGRNVSYGTEGTPLRSLAGRVVLAPPDRHLLVRDGILRLSAAPPRHSCRPSVDVLFESVAAEYGSAAAGCLLTGMGRDGAEGLLQMRARGGHTFAQDEASSVVYGMPREAALLGAAAFIMPPSRIAARLGELSQAARARR, encoded by the coding sequence ATGATCCGGGTCCTGGTCGTCGAGGACTCGGCGACGATGCGGCACGCCCTGCGGGAGGCGCTGGCCACCGACCCCGAGCTGCAGGTCGTCGGTGAGGCGGTCGACGGCGCCCAGGCCGTCGAGCTGGTCGGGCGGCTGCGTCCCGACGTGGTCACGATGGACATGATGCTGCCGACGATGAGCGGGCTCGTCGCCACCGAGCACATCATGGCCGAGTTCCCGACGCCCATCCTGGTCGTCTCGTCGGCGGACCGGCAGGAGCTCTTCAGCACCTACAACGCCCTGGCCGCGGGGGCCGTCGACGTGCTGGAGAAGCCGCGGGGCGACGACTCCGACGCGGGGTGGGGCCGCCGGCTCTGCTCGTGCGTACGCCTGGTGTCGCGCATCCGGGTGATCACACATCCGCGGGCGCGCCTCGACGGGCGCAGTCGCAGCGGAGCCGAGCCGATCGTGCCGCAGGCACCACCACGGGCCGTGCCGATCCCCGCGGACGAGCCGACGGTGCAGGTCGTGGCGCTCGGCGCGTCGACCGGCGGCCCCGGGGCGCTCACCGATCTGTTGCGCGCGCTGCCCGTCGCCTTCACCACGCCGGTGCTGTGTGTGCAGCACATCGCGGCCAGCGAGCCGTTCGCGGTCGCGTTCTCGGACTGGCTGGCCGGGCAGACCGGCCGGAACGTCAGCTACGGCACCGAGGGCACCCCGCTGCGTTCCCTCGCAGGTCGCGTCGTGCTGGCGCCCCCGGACCGGCATCTGCTCGTCCGGGACGGCATCCTGCGGCTGAGCGCCGCACCGCCGCGGCACTCCTGCCGGCCGTCGGTCGACGTGCTGTTCGAGTCGGTCGCGGCGGAGTACGGGTCCGCGGCGGCCGGTTGCCTGCTGACGGGAATGGGCCGCGACGGGGCCGAAGGTCTGCTGCAGATGCGGGCGCGCGGCGGCCACACCTTCGCCCAGGACGAGGCGAGCTCCGTGGTCTACGGCATGCCCCGCGAGGCGGCACTGCTCGGCGCGGCGGCGTTCATCATGCCGCCCTCCCGGATCGCCGCCCGGCTGGGCGAGCTCTCCCAGGCCGCCAGGGCGCGGCGATGA
- a CDS encoding response regulator has product MTQHPTGTPMVRHTVLIVDDSLTVRMDLHEAFEADGFVSILCATGAEARAAFAEAHFDVAVLDVLLPDADGVELLRELRAHPGREGTVTVLLSSEAEIADRLHGLRTGADEYVGKPYDAGYVVARARQLLGEDPSRADDRTTVLVIDDSMTFREQLRELLEPEGYAVITANSGEEGLRTAADRRPQAVIVDGIMPGIDGATVIRRLRLDPALRDIPCLLMTAADDYATEVQMLEAGADAFVRKQQDLAVVLAKLAAVLRTSAAQLPIEVTGSLHGPGKVLTVTADRQRLSALGDALREDGYDVVATGNGSDALDLLAAQPVDCIVLSLDSSGVDARETCRRIKEVPQIGDTPVIMIGDHDDALLDCLAAGADDYVRSADGPETLRAHVRGQIRRKQSLDESRRIREELMRRELDAAGERAARQLAETRAALVEELEWRNRELEAFSGSVSHDLRGPLQIISSFAETMLDEDEEPLSSQARHRVQRIHAAAERMADLVESLLILARASRGDLRRQRFDLTATTWQVIREVEARDPGRDVRFTVAEGMTADGDEGLVRVILENLINNAFKFTRKIEKPVIEISWSGPEENPRYSISDNGAGFPAGKAIELFRPFARLHSADDFPGTGIGLTTVHRAVERHGGEIHAEGEDGNGATFWFTLPPARR; this is encoded by the coding sequence ATGACACAGCACCCCACCGGTACGCCGATGGTCCGGCACACCGTGCTGATCGTGGACGACAGTCTGACCGTACGGATGGATCTGCACGAGGCTTTCGAGGCCGACGGCTTCGTGTCGATCCTGTGCGCGACCGGGGCGGAGGCCCGTGCGGCGTTCGCCGAGGCGCATTTCGACGTGGCGGTGCTCGACGTCCTGCTGCCCGACGCCGACGGTGTCGAGCTGCTCCGGGAGCTGCGGGCGCATCCCGGCCGCGAGGGCACTGTGACGGTTCTGCTGTCCAGTGAGGCCGAGATCGCCGACCGGTTGCACGGGCTGCGGACGGGCGCGGACGAGTACGTCGGCAAGCCCTACGACGCCGGTTACGTCGTCGCGCGGGCGCGGCAGCTGCTCGGCGAGGACCCGTCGCGGGCCGACGACCGCACCACGGTGCTGGTCATCGACGACAGCATGACCTTCCGGGAGCAGCTGCGGGAGCTGCTCGAGCCCGAGGGCTACGCGGTGATCACGGCCAATTCCGGTGAGGAGGGCCTGCGCACCGCGGCCGACCGCAGGCCGCAGGCGGTCATCGTGGACGGGATCATGCCGGGGATCGACGGTGCGACGGTGATCCGGCGGCTGCGGCTCGATCCCGCCCTGCGCGACATTCCCTGCCTGCTGATGACCGCGGCCGACGACTACGCGACCGAGGTGCAGATGCTGGAGGCGGGCGCCGACGCGTTCGTCCGCAAGCAGCAGGACCTCGCGGTGGTCCTGGCCAAACTGGCGGCCGTGCTGCGGACCAGCGCCGCGCAGCTGCCCATCGAGGTGACCGGGAGCCTGCACGGGCCCGGCAAGGTCCTGACCGTGACGGCCGACCGGCAGCGGCTGTCGGCCCTGGGCGACGCGCTGCGCGAGGACGGTTACGACGTGGTCGCGACCGGCAACGGCAGCGACGCCCTCGACCTGCTCGCGGCGCAGCCGGTGGACTGCATCGTGCTGAGCCTGGACAGTTCCGGGGTCGACGCCCGGGAGACCTGCCGGCGGATCAAGGAAGTGCCGCAGATCGGCGACACCCCCGTGATCATGATCGGCGACCACGACGACGCGTTGCTGGACTGCCTGGCCGCGGGCGCCGACGACTACGTGCGGTCGGCCGACGGGCCCGAGACCCTCCGGGCCCACGTCCGCGGGCAGATCCGCCGCAAGCAGTCGCTGGACGAGAGCCGGCGGATCCGCGAGGAGCTGATGCGCCGCGAGCTCGACGCGGCCGGCGAACGCGCGGCCCGGCAGCTGGCCGAGACCCGGGCGGCGCTGGTCGAGGAGCTGGAGTGGCGCAACCGGGAGCTGGAGGCGTTCAGCGGGTCCGTGTCTCACGACCTGCGGGGGCCGTTGCAGATCATCAGCAGCTTCGCCGAGACGATGCTCGACGAGGACGAGGAGCCGCTGAGCTCGCAGGCGCGGCATCGGGTGCAGCGCATCCATGCGGCGGCCGAGCGGATGGCCGACCTGGTGGAGTCGTTGCTGATCCTGGCCCGGGCCAGCCGGGGTGACCTGCGCCGGCAGAGGTTCGACCTGACGGCCACCACGTGGCAGGTGATCCGTGAGGTCGAGGCCCGCGATCCCGGCCGGGACGTCAGGTTCACGGTGGCCGAGGGCATGACGGCGGACGGCGACGAGGGCCTGGTCCGCGTCATCCTGGAAAATCTGATCAACAACGCGTTCAAGTTCACGCGCAAGATCGAGAAGCCCGTGATCGAGATCAGCTGGAGCGGACCGGAGGAGAACCCCCGCTACTCGATCTCCGACAACGGTGCGGGTTTCCCCGCCGGGAAGGCGATCGAGTTGTTCCGGCCGTTCGCGCGGCTGCACAGCGCGGACGACTTCCCCGGGACGGGCATCGGGCTCACGACCGTGCACCGGGCCGTCGAGCGCCACGGCGGTGAGATCCACGCCGAGGGTGAGGACGGCAACGGCGCGACCTTCTGGTTCACGCTGCCCCCGGCCCGCCGCTGA